The following proteins are encoded in a genomic region of Hymenobacter siberiensis:
- the fabG gene encoding 3-oxoacyl-[acyl-carrier-protein] reductase, translating to MTNTLTGKVALVTGASKGIGRAIAAHFAQLGADVAFTYLSSVEKGQALETELSAAGTKVKGYRSDASDYAQAEKLIEDVVTDFGKLDILVNNAGITQDGLLMRMSEQQWDNVLNVNLKSVFNLTKAATKPMMRAKSGSIINMTSVVGIKGNAGQANYAASKAGIIGFTKSVALELGSRNIRCNAVAPGFIETEMTDALDPKQVDEWRKAIPLKRGGRPEDVAKATAFLASDDSSYITGQVLQVDGGMLT from the coding sequence ATGACCAACACACTCACCGGAAAAGTGGCCCTCGTAACGGGCGCTTCCAAAGGAATTGGCCGCGCCATCGCGGCGCATTTCGCCCAGCTCGGCGCCGATGTCGCCTTCACGTATTTGTCCTCGGTTGAAAAAGGCCAGGCCCTCGAAACCGAGCTATCGGCTGCCGGTACTAAGGTGAAAGGCTACCGCTCCGACGCCTCCGACTACGCCCAGGCCGAAAAGCTGATTGAGGACGTGGTGACCGATTTCGGCAAGCTCGATATTCTCGTCAACAACGCCGGCATCACGCAGGACGGCCTGCTGATGCGCATGAGCGAGCAGCAGTGGGACAACGTGCTGAACGTGAACCTCAAGTCCGTGTTCAACCTCACCAAAGCCGCCACCAAACCCATGATGCGCGCCAAATCCGGCTCCATCATCAACATGACCAGCGTGGTGGGTATCAAGGGCAACGCCGGACAGGCCAACTACGCCGCCAGCAAGGCCGGCATCATCGGCTTCACCAAGTCGGTGGCCCTGGAGCTGGGCTCGCGCAACATCCGCTGCAACGCCGTGGCCCCCGGCTTCATCGAAACCGAAATGACCGATGCCCTCGACCCCAAGCAGGTAGACGAGTGGCGCAAAGCCATCCCCCTGAAACGCGGCGGCCGGCCGGAGGACGTGGCGAAGGCTACAGCGTTTCTGGCTTCGGATGATTCGAGCTACATCACCGGGCAAGTGCTACAGGTGGATGGCGGGATGCTGACGTAG
- a CDS encoding NAD(P)/FAD-dependent oxidoreductase, which produces MPHYDICILGAGPGGAAAALHLANAGQPCLLLDRAAFPRDKTCGDALSGKVINELKRIEPGLHAKLAASPQQIPSWGIDFIAPNGRKLSIPFKPKFDKAADATAGHVAKRIDFDNFLVEEVRQRPEIDFRENVDVARTERTPTGWQLFNKAGQEIATCRLLLVANGAQSEFARKVAGHALEPDHHCAGLRTYYDGVSGMSPDNFIELHFIKDFLPGYLWVFPLPNGQANVGVGMLSKTVAAKKINLRQRLDEILATHPTLAPRFAGATRLGSVKGFGLPLGSKRRSLSGAGYCLLGDAGSLIDPFSGEGISHAMVSGRHAAIWAVEAVKKQDFSPEFLKNYDKAVYNRLWQELRISTVMQRLLNFPSLFNIVANRAARNPTLAATLSMMFMDLDLREQLRKPSFYFKLVFGGK; this is translated from the coding sequence ATGCCCCACTACGACATCTGCATCCTGGGCGCGGGCCCCGGCGGGGCCGCCGCCGCCCTGCACCTCGCCAACGCCGGCCAGCCCTGCCTGCTACTGGACCGTGCCGCCTTCCCGCGCGATAAAACCTGCGGCGATGCCCTCAGTGGCAAGGTCATCAACGAGTTGAAGCGCATTGAGCCCGGCCTGCACGCCAAGCTGGCCGCCTCCCCGCAGCAAATCCCCAGCTGGGGCATCGACTTCATCGCGCCCAACGGCCGCAAGCTCAGCATCCCCTTCAAGCCCAAATTCGACAAAGCCGCCGATGCTACCGCCGGCCACGTCGCCAAGCGCATCGATTTCGATAATTTCCTGGTCGAAGAAGTGCGGCAGCGTCCGGAAATCGACTTTCGCGAAAACGTGGACGTGGCCCGCACCGAGCGCACGCCCACCGGCTGGCAGCTTTTCAACAAAGCCGGCCAGGAAATCGCCACCTGCCGCCTGCTGCTGGTGGCCAACGGCGCGCAATCCGAGTTTGCCCGCAAAGTGGCCGGCCATGCCTTGGAACCCGACCACCACTGCGCCGGCCTGCGCACCTACTACGACGGCGTGAGCGGCATGAGCCCCGATAATTTCATCGAGCTGCACTTCATCAAGGATTTCCTGCCCGGCTACCTCTGGGTGTTTCCGCTGCCCAACGGCCAGGCCAACGTGGGCGTGGGCATGCTCTCGAAAACCGTGGCGGCCAAGAAAATCAACCTGCGCCAGCGCCTCGATGAGATTCTGGCCACGCACCCCACGTTGGCCCCGCGCTTTGCCGGGGCCACGCGGCTGGGCTCGGTGAAAGGCTTCGGCCTGCCGCTGGGCTCGAAGCGGCGGTCGCTGTCGGGGGCCGGCTACTGCCTGCTCGGCGATGCCGGCTCGCTCATCGACCCGTTTTCGGGCGAAGGTATTTCGCACGCCATGGTGAGCGGCCGGCATGCGGCCATATGGGCCGTGGAGGCGGTGAAAAAGCAGGATTTCAGCCCCGAATTTCTAAAGAATTACGACAAGGCCGTTTACAACCGCCTGTGGCAGGAGCTGCGTATCAGCACCGTTATGCAGCGGCTGCTGAATTTTCCCAGCCTGTTCAATATCGTGGCCAACCGCGCCGCCCGCAACCCCACGCTGGCCGCTACGCTCTCCATGATGTTCATGGATTTGGACCTGCGCGAGCAGCTGCGGAAACCGAGCTTCTACTTCAAGCTGGTATTTGGCGGGAAGTAG
- a CDS encoding tetratricopeptide repeat protein, producing the protein MKIHFRPSMAALGLLAFLTNCATTVTEKEKPSNTSQLMNMPAASDARRPDSTGAATSAPDARTTGEANGIAATPATAVASAAALAADRPDPNALSASAASAEREKEKKMTALDYRNMLANADAIIKVEPKNSAAYLQRAKAKSYLKDYAQALPDYATAIKYQRNNPDAYYNRGVNHLMMKQYKSATSDFSGAIKYRADDKESYFGRGVAKMQMYQYKSAVIDFTKAIQLDSTYADAWEYRGISYSSFDKLSEARRDLEKAATLNPEAAKSLKRYVGNEEGKAPIKPAPVARPGTGYHPRPGQH; encoded by the coding sequence ATGAAAATACATTTTCGCCCTTCTATGGCGGCGCTCGGGCTGCTGGCTTTCCTCACCAACTGTGCTACGACCGTTACCGAGAAGGAAAAGCCGTCCAACACCAGCCAGCTGATGAACATGCCGGCGGCCTCCGACGCCCGCCGGCCCGACTCGACCGGCGCGGCCACTTCGGCCCCCGATGCCCGCACCACCGGCGAGGCCAATGGCATTGCCGCCACGCCCGCCACGGCCGTAGCCTCGGCCGCTGCGCTGGCCGCCGACCGGCCCGACCCGAATGCGCTGTCGGCCTCGGCTGCCTCGGCCGAGCGTGAAAAGGAGAAGAAAATGACGGCCCTCGACTACCGCAACATGCTGGCCAACGCCGATGCCATCATCAAAGTAGAGCCCAAAAACTCGGCTGCCTACCTGCAGCGGGCCAAGGCTAAAAGCTACCTCAAGGACTACGCGCAGGCGCTGCCCGACTATGCCACGGCCATCAAATACCAGCGCAACAACCCCGATGCCTATTACAACCGAGGCGTTAACCACCTGATGATGAAGCAGTACAAGTCGGCGACCAGCGACTTTTCGGGCGCCATCAAGTACCGCGCCGATGACAAGGAATCATACTTCGGCCGGGGCGTGGCCAAGATGCAGATGTACCAGTACAAGTCGGCGGTAATTGATTTCACCAAAGCCATCCAGCTCGATTCGACCTACGCCGATGCCTGGGAGTACCGGGGCATCAGCTACTCGTCATTTGATAAGCTCTCCGAGGCCCGCCGCGACCTCGAAAAAGCCGCCACGCTGAACCCCGAAGCCGCCAAAAGCCTGAAGCGCTACGTGGGCAATGAGGAGGGCAAAGCGCCCATCAAGCCGGCCCCGGTGGCGCGCCCCGGCACGGGCTACCACCCCCGGCCCGGCCAGCACTAG
- the lpdA gene encoding dihydrolipoyl dehydrogenase, translated as MALQFDLVVVGSGPGGYVAAIRASQLGLKVGVIERESLGGICLNWGCIPTKALLKSAQVFEYLNHAADYGLKAEGIGYDFGAVIGRSRGVADGMSKGITFLFKKNKIETVMGTGKVLGPGKVEVTRADGSKEMVEAKSIILATGTRARQLPTMPIDDVKIIGYRKAMTLEQLPKRLVVVGSGAIGVEFAYFYRTMGSEVTLVEFLPRIVPVEDEEISRQMEKSFRKIGVNVLTSAEVTNVDTSGAGCHVTIKTAKGEQVIECDVVLSAVGVTTNLENIGIEELGIKVERGRLVVDDFYQTNVPGIYAIGDIVPGPALAHVASAEGIICVEKIAGHHPEPLNYQNIPGCTYASPEIASVGYTEAEAKAKGYDVLVGKFPFSASGKASAAGAKDGFVKVIFDKKYGEWLGAHMIGMNVTELIAEVVVARKLETTGMEIIKSVHPHPTMSEAIMEAAAAAYGEVIHL; from the coding sequence ATGGCATTGCAATTTGATTTGGTCGTGGTCGGCAGCGGCCCTGGTGGGTACGTAGCTGCCATTCGGGCGTCGCAACTGGGTTTGAAAGTGGGCGTTATCGAGCGCGAGTCGCTGGGTGGCATTTGCCTCAACTGGGGCTGCATCCCCACCAAAGCCCTGCTCAAATCGGCGCAGGTGTTCGAGTACCTCAACCACGCCGCCGATTACGGCCTGAAGGCTGAAGGCATTGGCTACGACTTCGGAGCCGTTATCGGCCGCAGCCGGGGCGTGGCCGACGGCATGAGCAAGGGCATCACCTTTCTGTTCAAAAAAAATAAAATCGAAACCGTGATGGGCACCGGCAAAGTGCTGGGCCCCGGCAAGGTGGAGGTGACCAGGGCCGACGGCAGCAAGGAAATGGTGGAAGCCAAATCCATCATTCTGGCCACCGGCACCCGCGCCCGCCAGCTGCCCACCATGCCCATCGATGACGTAAAAATCATTGGCTACCGCAAGGCCATGACCCTGGAGCAGCTGCCCAAGCGCCTTGTGGTGGTGGGTTCCGGTGCCATCGGGGTCGAGTTTGCCTACTTCTACCGCACCATGGGCTCGGAGGTGACGCTGGTGGAGTTTCTGCCCCGCATTGTGCCCGTGGAAGACGAAGAGATTTCGCGCCAGATGGAGAAGTCGTTCCGCAAAATCGGTGTCAACGTGCTCACCAGCGCCGAAGTAACCAACGTGGACACCAGCGGCGCCGGCTGCCACGTCACCATCAAAACCGCCAAGGGCGAGCAGGTAATTGAGTGCGACGTGGTGCTGAGCGCCGTGGGCGTGACCACCAACCTCGAAAACATCGGCATCGAGGAGCTGGGCATCAAGGTAGAGCGCGGCCGCCTGGTGGTCGATGACTTCTACCAGACCAACGTGCCCGGCATCTACGCCATCGGCGACATCGTGCCCGGCCCCGCGCTGGCCCACGTCGCCTCGGCCGAGGGCATTATCTGCGTGGAGAAAATCGCGGGCCATCACCCCGAGCCGCTCAACTACCAGAACATCCCCGGCTGTACCTACGCCTCGCCCGAAATTGCCAGCGTGGGCTACACCGAAGCCGAAGCCAAAGCCAAAGGCTACGACGTGCTGGTGGGCAAGTTCCCCTTCTCGGCCTCGGGTAAAGCCAGCGCCGCCGGTGCCAAAGATGGCTTCGTAAAAGTCATCTTCGACAAGAAGTACGGCGAGTGGCTCGGTGCCCACATGATTGGCATGAACGTGACCGAACTGATTGCCGAAGTAGTGGTGGCCCGCAAGCTGGAAACCACCGGCATGGAAATCATCAAGTCCGTGCACCCGCACCCCACCATGTCGGAAGCCATTATGGAAGCCGCTGCGGCTGCTTATGGCGAAGTGATTCACTTGTAG
- the sbcD gene encoding exonuclease subunit SbcD produces MRVLHTADWHLGQHFLTGQERTTEQQAFLDWLLLTVQAQGIEVLVVAGDIFDTQTPSYTAQELYYTFLVKMQATGCRDIVVVGGNHDSPTMLNASRQLLRQLRIHVVGGVPTDPAEQILHLNAADGRPGLVVCAVPFLRDRDIRLAVAGETPDDRQLRIRQSIADHYAALADHESVLRQREQNVPVLATGHLYAAGGEAREGAERDVHIGGLGLIGAEHFPAAFDYVALGHLHRPQVVGGRAHIRYSGSPVPLSFTEADDKQQVLLLEFNGAGAPAITSIPVPVARRLQRFHGTLEEVEADILAFDNAAFPLVAWADVLVRSDETPAEVQRRVQAVLQLQKAQVLAPRGVRHQRATDAADLAESTIPLALLHELTVDEVFGRRVASLPPERAALLTATFGELRQLLAEADPLAWGGTAE; encoded by the coding sequence ATGCGTGTCCTTCACACCGCCGACTGGCACCTCGGCCAGCACTTTCTCACCGGCCAGGAGCGCACCACCGAGCAGCAGGCTTTCCTCGACTGGCTACTGCTGACCGTGCAGGCCCAGGGCATTGAGGTGCTGGTGGTGGCCGGCGATATTTTCGATACCCAAACGCCCTCCTACACGGCGCAGGAGCTATATTATACCTTCCTGGTGAAGATGCAGGCCACCGGCTGCCGCGACATCGTGGTGGTGGGCGGCAACCACGACTCGCCTACCATGCTCAACGCCTCGCGGCAGCTGCTGCGGCAGCTGCGCATCCACGTAGTAGGCGGCGTGCCCACCGACCCGGCCGAGCAAATCCTGCACCTGAACGCGGCCGACGGCCGGCCGGGGCTGGTGGTGTGCGCCGTGCCCTTCCTGCGCGACCGCGATATCCGCCTGGCCGTGGCCGGCGAAACGCCCGACGACCGCCAACTCCGCATCCGCCAGAGCATTGCCGACCACTACGCCGCCCTGGCCGACCACGAGTCGGTGCTGCGCCAGCGCGAGCAGAATGTGCCCGTGCTGGCTACCGGCCATCTCTACGCGGCTGGCGGCGAGGCCCGCGAAGGGGCCGAGCGCGACGTGCACATCGGCGGGTTGGGCCTGATTGGGGCCGAGCACTTTCCGGCCGCATTCGACTACGTGGCCCTGGGCCACCTGCACCGCCCGCAGGTGGTGGGCGGGCGGGCACACATCCGCTACTCGGGCTCGCCGGTGCCGCTGTCCTTCACCGAAGCCGATGATAAGCAGCAGGTGCTGCTACTGGAATTCAACGGGGCTGGTGCGCCGGCCATCACCAGTATTCCGGTGCCCGTGGCGCGGCGCTTGCAGCGCTTCCACGGCACGCTGGAGGAGGTGGAGGCCGATATTCTGGCTTTCGATAATGCCGCATTTCCGTTGGTGGCCTGGGCCGATGTGCTGGTGCGCTCCGACGAAACCCCCGCCGAAGTGCAGCGCCGTGTGCAGGCCGTGCTGCAGCTGCAAAAAGCCCAGGTGCTGGCCCCGCGCGGCGTGCGCCACCAGCGCGCCACCGATGCCGCCGACCTGGCCGAAAGCACGATACCACTGGCCCTACTGCACGAATTGACCGTGGATGAGGTGTTTGGCCGGCGCGTAGCCAGTCTGCCGCCCGAGCGGGCCGCCCTGCTCACGGCCACCTTTGGCGAGCTGCGCCAGCTTCTGGCCGAAGCCGACCCGCTGGCCTGGGGCGGCACGGCCGAATAA
- a CDS encoding AAA family ATPase: protein MKIISVRFANLNSLPGPFLIRFDETPLADTGLFAITGPTGAGKSTLLDAIAVGLYGRVPRHDRQVGEMVSRHAKDAFSEVEFEVHETNPDTGVVDRVRYRSRWEVKRKVRGDDKGALNADAMTLVMSPSNVAVISGKEAVPKRVGELSGLDFGQFEQSVLLSQGKFARFLHAPEKERSALLEKMTNVGIYSRLSVAAFEKAKEEELKTKLLRAKLDATRLLTDEERAALETQLDVLHQQAEWHHLEQQELTVCLTWRTILDQLDKQLSETEREAERLRRHDETLQPEFARLAGHVRAAAVDKPLELAAAAEKEVTSDETQLRELAEALPRLRLAADAATTAHTAAHATHATALADENRLRPLLSKAQQQDAEIAAAQHQLDLKREAHGQSRKAYDQAEAALSSETQQIEALQTRNAALDHWLIEHSVEIDLKNQVLALDREIIDLQNAQKEIATREASRAELRKSQDQTALDLRRQRGLETEAQARQQAIKDEGQPCRTERDALLAGTTAAALAQRADDLTAHRQALQQLLPKAEAAHEYQTRAEALTAEIDQQAPALATAETAAAHLETRRADGQKLLDSYRRELRAQQALADLNAHRQHLEAGQPCPLCGALEHAFAPDFTAEADAQELRVTQQEQTLAALDEELRHATTALTRHQTEQRQRQRLHQEAVTAADTARQQAAALGAALVPAPAQLADPSAVRALLEAAAGEQDAAVAARRRLAVLDEKLAELREKYLQAGEAITAAQREIPRLLDRQATTEADLTRLADELVYWQEQAGIFQSSIRYFLQPHKLELPARPPYDGLLATLRERADHYEAQVTTLSELGKQLLEKTSQRNANKQALKQQETQLAAAAAVLVADQEVLQLQQQARQRTYTGPNPATEAEQLRQNTLRLATAQQLSQNQLADQQKALEIQQNRRDGLQTQLATHHAAHTLRQAELTAALATAGLATAAEARALLLPAAEAQRLQQVRQEHLTNQTAAARRLADLTAELSHHAEAGLTPHSAPELTAQLNTLSAADDILQQKLGAVGNQLKLDDDARTQQAAGLQELLLRQQEEQRWQDLSDQIGSARGDKFSQFAQGLTLTHLARLANLRLRQLTGRYTILKTPNRNLELQIIDHDQADTVRPMASLSGGESFLVSLALALGLSELAGHKARIESLFIDEGFGTLDPEALNTALDALERLQHSGKMIGIISHVSDLKDRIGTQIRVRPGAGGNSSVHLVDVRGEETDCAV, encoded by the coding sequence ATGAAAATTATCAGCGTCCGCTTCGCTAACCTGAACTCGCTGCCCGGTCCGTTTCTCATTCGCTTCGATGAAACGCCGCTAGCCGACACGGGGCTTTTCGCCATCACCGGCCCTACCGGCGCGGGCAAAAGCACGCTGCTCGATGCCATTGCCGTGGGCCTCTACGGCCGCGTGCCGCGCCACGACCGCCAGGTGGGCGAGATGGTGAGCCGCCACGCCAAAGACGCTTTTTCGGAGGTTGAGTTTGAAGTGCACGAAACCAATCCCGATACCGGTGTGGTGGACCGCGTGCGCTACCGCTCGCGCTGGGAGGTGAAGCGCAAAGTGCGCGGCGACGACAAAGGCGCCCTCAATGCCGACGCTATGACGCTGGTTATGAGTCCCTCCAACGTGGCCGTTATCAGCGGCAAGGAGGCGGTGCCGAAGCGGGTGGGGGAGTTGTCGGGGCTGGATTTCGGGCAGTTCGAGCAGTCGGTGCTGCTGAGCCAGGGCAAATTTGCGCGCTTCCTGCATGCGCCGGAGAAGGAGCGGAGCGCCCTGCTGGAAAAGATGACCAACGTGGGCATCTACTCGCGGCTGTCGGTGGCGGCGTTTGAGAAGGCGAAGGAGGAGGAGCTGAAAACCAAGCTGCTGCGCGCCAAGCTGGATGCCACCAGGTTGCTGACGGACGAGGAGCGGGCGGCGCTGGAAACCCAGCTCGATGTGCTGCACCAGCAGGCCGAATGGCACCACCTGGAGCAGCAGGAGCTGACGGTGTGCCTGACCTGGCGCACCATCCTCGACCAGCTGGATAAGCAGCTATCCGAAACCGAACGCGAAGCCGAGCGCCTGCGCCGCCACGACGAAACCCTGCAACCCGAGTTTGCCCGGCTGGCCGGCCACGTCCGCGCCGCCGCCGTGGATAAGCCGCTGGAGCTGGCTGCTGCCGCCGAAAAGGAAGTCACCAGCGACGAAACCCAGCTGCGCGAACTGGCCGAAGCCCTTCCCCGCCTGCGCCTGGCCGCCGATGCTGCCACCACTGCCCACACCGCCGCCCACGCCACCCACGCCACCGCGCTGGCCGATGAAAACCGCCTGCGCCCCCTGCTCAGCAAAGCGCAGCAGCAGGATGCTGAGATTGCCGCCGCCCAGCATCAGCTCGATTTGAAGCGCGAAGCCCACGGCCAAAGCCGGAAGGCTTACGACCAGGCCGAAGCCGCCCTTAGCAGCGAGACGCAGCAGATTGAAGCCCTGCAAACCCGCAACGCGGCCCTGGACCACTGGCTCATCGAGCACAGCGTTGAAATCGACCTGAAAAACCAGGTGCTGGCGCTAGACCGCGAAATCATCGACCTGCAAAACGCGCAAAAGGAAATCGCCACCCGCGAAGCCAGCCGCGCCGAGTTGCGCAAAAGTCAGGACCAGACGGCCCTCGACCTGCGCCGCCAGCGCGGCCTCGAAACCGAGGCCCAGGCCCGCCAGCAGGCCATCAAGGACGAAGGCCAGCCCTGCCGCACCGAGCGCGATGCCCTGCTGGCCGGCACAACGGCCGCCGCCCTGGCCCAGCGCGCCGACGACCTCACCGCCCATCGGCAAGCCCTGCAACAGCTGTTGCCCAAAGCCGAAGCCGCCCACGAGTACCAGACCCGCGCCGAGGCCCTGACCGCTGAAATCGACCAGCAGGCCCCGGCCCTCGCTACGGCCGAAACAGCCGCCGCTCACCTCGAAACCCGCCGTGCCGACGGCCAGAAGCTGCTCGACAGCTACCGCCGCGAGCTGCGCGCCCAGCAGGCCCTGGCTGACCTCAACGCCCACCGCCAGCACCTGGAGGCTGGCCAGCCCTGTCCGCTGTGCGGCGCGCTGGAACACGCCTTCGCCCCCGATTTTACGGCTGAAGCCGATGCCCAGGAGTTACGCGTGACCCAGCAGGAGCAGACCCTGGCTGCCCTCGACGAAGAGCTGCGCCACGCTACCACGGCCCTCACCCGCCACCAGACCGAGCAGCGCCAGCGCCAGCGGCTGCACCAGGAAGCCGTCACCGCCGCCGACACCGCCCGCCAGCAAGCCGCAGCGCTCGGGGCGGCGCTGGTGCCCGCGCCCGCTCAGCTGGCCGACCCGTCTGCGGTGCGTGCGCTGCTGGAAGCAGCTGCTGGTGAGCAGGATGCTGCCGTTGCTGCCCGCCGCCGCCTGGCCGTGCTCGATGAAAAGCTGGCCGAGCTGCGCGAAAAATACCTGCAGGCCGGCGAGGCCATCACCGCCGCGCAGCGCGAAATTCCGCGCCTGCTGGACCGGCAAGCGACCACCGAGGCAGACTTAACCCGGCTGGCTGATGAGTTGGTATACTGGCAGGAGCAGGCCGGGATTTTCCAAAGCTCGATTCGGTATTTCCTGCAGCCGCACAAGTTGGAGCTGCCCGCCCGGCCGCCCTACGACGGCCTGCTGGCCACGCTGCGGGAGCGAGCCGACCACTACGAAGCCCAGGTTACCACGCTCAGCGAGCTGGGAAAACAGCTGCTGGAAAAAACCAGCCAGCGCAATGCCAATAAGCAGGCCCTGAAGCAGCAGGAAACCCAACTTGCCGCCGCCGCCGCTGTCTTAGTGGCCGACCAAGAAGTGCTGCAACTGCAGCAGCAAGCCCGCCAGCGCACCTACACCGGCCCCAACCCCGCTACCGAAGCCGAGCAGCTCCGCCAGAATACCCTGCGGTTGGCCACTGCCCAGCAGCTCAGCCAAAACCAGCTGGCCGACCAGCAGAAAGCCCTCGAAATTCAGCAGAATCGGCGCGATGGCCTGCAAACCCAGCTGGCCACGCACCACGCGGCCCACACGCTGCGCCAGGCCGAGCTCACCGCCGCCCTGGCCACCGCGGGCCTCGCCACCGCCGCCGAAGCCCGCGCCCTGCTGCTACCCGCCGCCGAGGCCCAGCGCCTCCAGCAGGTGCGTCAGGAGCACCTCACCAACCAGACTGCCGCTGCCCGCCGCCTCGCCGACCTCACCGCCGAGCTCAGCCACCACGCCGAGGCGGGCCTCACGCCGCATTCGGCGCCCGAGCTCACGGCCCAGCTCAACACCCTTTCGGCCGCCGATGACATTCTGCAGCAGAAGCTGGGGGCCGTGGGCAACCAGCTGAAGCTGGACGACGACGCCCGCACCCAGCAGGCCGCCGGCTTGCAGGAACTGTTGCTGCGCCAGCAGGAAGAGCAGCGCTGGCAGGACCTCAGCGACCAAATCGGCTCGGCGCGGGGCGACAAGTTCAGCCAGTTTGCCCAAGGGCTCACGCTCACGCACCTGGCGCGGCTGGCCAACCTGCGCCTGCGCCAGCTCACCGGCCGCTATACCATCCTCAAAACGCCCAACCGCAACCTGGAGCTGCAAATTATCGACCACGACCAGGCCGATACCGTGCGCCCCATGGCCTCGCTCTCGGGCGGCGAAAGCTTCCTGGTGAGCCTGGCCCTGGCGCTGGGCCTGAGCGAATTGGCCGGCCACAAAGCCCGCATCGAGTCACTATTTATTGACGAGGGCTTCGGTACCCTCGACCCCGAAGCCCTGAACACAGCCCTCGACGCGCTGGAGCGCCTGCAGCATTCGGGCAAGATGATTGGCATCATCTCCCACGTTTCCGACCTCAAGGACCGCATCGGCACCCAGATTCGGGTGCGGCCCGGCGCGGGCGGCAACAGCTCGGTGCACCTGGTAGACGTGCGCGGCGAAGAAACCGACTGCGCGGTGTAA
- a CDS encoding DUF6687 family protein: MNRYFVPFAQLRQQPTIVVDSVGLGAVLTLAHWRGAATPPALRDDTSAGSALRALHQPTTPGLEAAAVTANHFDIDGFIGVWSLLNKGLAMKHEELLRMVAVLGDFREIDLAHPLADDALKLVCWLNAEEKARFYEPFGAPARRRREDEASAEKFDWFLPHFAAVLENLATGRAAWQPEYDRVQRAAAIIRSHQTTRQDYPEIGLAVVRTPAPLPYYALFGPTAGYDIVLSQYEGNRYELEYKYTTWIDLASRPTLPRLPLAPLAAQLNALETSGKTWAADGITDTGPLLRLTGRKLSKAERYADPDGRPIYASSIAPEVLEREVVAFFRAGYAGVEAKSYWSWAEVKAV, encoded by the coding sequence ATGAACCGCTATTTCGTGCCTTTCGCGCAGCTTCGGCAGCAGCCTACTATTGTGGTGGATAGTGTGGGCCTTGGGGCCGTGCTCACGCTGGCGCACTGGCGCGGGGCGGCCACGCCCCCAGCCCTGCGCGACGACACCAGCGCCGGCTCGGCCCTGCGGGCGCTGCACCAGCCCACCACGCCGGGCCTGGAGGCAGCAGCTGTCACGGCCAATCATTTTGATATCGACGGCTTTATCGGCGTATGGAGCCTGCTGAATAAAGGGCTGGCAATGAAGCACGAAGAACTACTGCGCATGGTGGCCGTGCTGGGCGACTTCCGCGAAATCGACCTGGCCCACCCGCTGGCTGATGATGCACTAAAGCTGGTGTGCTGGCTGAATGCCGAAGAAAAGGCTCGATTCTACGAGCCGTTCGGTGCGCCCGCCCGGCGCCGGCGCGAGGATGAGGCCTCGGCGGAGAAATTTGACTGGTTTCTGCCCCACTTCGCCGCAGTGCTGGAAAACCTGGCAACCGGCCGCGCCGCCTGGCAGCCCGAATACGACCGGGTGCAGCGGGCGGCGGCCATTATTCGGAGCCACCAAACCACGCGGCAGGACTACCCCGAAATCGGACTGGCCGTGGTGCGCACGCCCGCGCCGCTGCCCTACTACGCCCTGTTCGGCCCCACCGCCGGCTACGACATCGTGCTGAGCCAGTACGAAGGCAACCGCTACGAGCTCGAATACAAATACACGACTTGGATTGACCTGGCCAGCCGCCCTACCCTACCGCGCCTGCCGCTGGCCCCACTCGCAGCCCAACTCAACGCGCTGGAAACCAGTGGCAAAACCTGGGCCGCCGACGGAATTACCGATACCGGCCCGCTGCTGCGCCTCACCGGCCGAAAGCTCAGCAAAGCCGAGCGCTACGCCGACCCCGACGGCCGGCCAATTTATGCGTCGTCCATCGCGCCGGAGGTGCTGGAGCGGGAGGTAGTGGCGTTTTTCCGGGCGGGGTATGCCGGGGTTGAGGCGAAGAGCTACTGGAGTTGGGCTGAAGTGAAGGCTGTTTAG
- a CDS encoding HNH endonuclease: protein MSAPTGHRCGLCEREVQSTSRHHLVPREEGGKYGPTVDLCQPCHSSVHRFLSNRALARQYSSVEALRAAEELQTYLRWIRRQRVERISNRRGRR, encoded by the coding sequence ATGTCGGCCCCGACCGGCCACCGCTGCGGCCTCTGCGAGCGGGAGGTGCAATCGACCTCGCGCCACCACCTCGTTCCGCGCGAAGAAGGCGGCAAGTACGGCCCCACCGTGGACTTGTGCCAGCCCTGCCACAGCAGCGTGCACCGCTTTCTGAGCAACCGCGCCCTGGCCCGGCAATATTCTTCGGTGGAAGCGCTGCGGGCGGCCGAAGAGCTGCAAACCTACCTGCGCTGGATTCGGAGGCAGCGCGTGGAGCGCATCAGCAACCGGCGCGGGCGGCGGTAG